A stretch of DNA from Pseudodesulfovibrio sp. JC047:
GATTGCGTCATCGCACGAACCGGCGAGCACCTCGAAGTCGGTGTCACAGCCGTTGCAGTGCAGTTCATAGATAGGCATAGCTTGCTCCTTGAAAAGTTGTTGTTCTTCCTTTTGCGACAACTGTGCCACGATGTGTCGTTAGCTTAATTACCCGTTTTAATTATATAAAAACTATATTCCGAAAAGAGTCTGGAACACGAAGGGGTACAACGGATTTTGTTGTTTCCGGGACGGCCTCATGAAACGGGCGGACTGCAAGGATTTTGTCAGTACAACGAAATCAGTGACTACAAATTTTATTGTGAGAGTTGGGTCGGGCGTGATCGGAAAAAAACGGGGTATGTTTTTCAGAATGGAACATGACGAAAAACGCCAAAAGGGAGCGTGTCGTGGAGACGGTCCCTTTTGGCGTGTGGTGCGATGTGCGGTCTGTCGCGTGAGCGAGAGACTGGCGGGGGGTTATGCGTTCATTTTTTTCAATTTGAGGCTTAATGCCTGCTGTGAAATGCCGAGAATTCGTGCGGCCGCGCTCTGGTTGCCGCCAGACCGTTCCATGGCCGTGTGAATGAGCGTGGTCGAAATTTTGGTGACGACTTCCTTGAGCGGTGGGATTTTTTCCGGAGAGAAATTCAGGCTTTCCCAAGACTGTTCTTCTTCGGGGTGCGGAGTGTCCTGTTCCAGCAGATCTTCATTGATAATGTGCTTTTTGAAACTGGCGGAGGACAGCATTCGGGAACAGTGCTGACTCACTGCATCGCTGGCCATGGCCTTGAATTCGCGAATGTTTCCGGGAAAGGAGTAGGTTCGCAGAAAATTGATGAGTTCAGGATGGTAGGCCGGTTTCGTTTTTCCCTGCTCTGTTGCTTCACATTCGAGGAAATAGTCCAGCAACAAGGGAATATCTCCGAGCCGCTCCCGCAGCGGGGGCAGGGTCACCTGATGTCCAACCAGCCTATAATACAAATCTTCCCTGAATTTTTTACTTTTTTTCAAGGCTGTCAGGTTCTTTAAGGTGGAAGTCACCACCCGGACATTCGCTTTTTTGGGCAGATCGGATCCCACCGGAAAATATTCCTGCTCCTGCAATAGTCGGAGGAGCTTGACCTGTGAACTCAGACTGAGGTCCCCGATTTCATCGAGAAACAGCGTGCCGCCGTTGGCTTGTTCCACCAGCCCCTTCCGTGCCTTGTCCGCTCCTGTGAATGCGCCACGAACATGACCGAAGAGGGAGTCCGCAAATACCGGGTCGTCAAAGGCCGCCACGTTGACCGCGACGAATTCGCCAGTGCGATTGCTCAACTGATGAATGGCCTGGGCAATGAGTTCTTTGCCGGTACCGGTTTCTCCGGTGATGAGAATGGGGTTCTGGCTTCCGGCCACGGCTTCACAGTATTTGAAGATCGATAGCATTTTTGGGTCTTGCGTGAGTATCTTTGTGAATACTTCGGGGGCTTTCAGTTTTGTTTCGAGGATCTGTTCGCGAAGTCGTGCATTTTCCTGTTCCATGTCCCTGAATTCGAGGGTGCTTCGAATCCGTTTGGCCAGTTCATTTTTGTCAACGGGTTTGAAAATGTAATCTCGTGCCCCGTCCCGCATACACTGGATCACGGATTTTCCGTCGCTGACGGCTGAAACGATGATGATCGGGAGCCACGGGTATTTTTCCTTGAGCATCTTGAGCAGCGTCGGGCCGGAGATGTTTGGCATGACCATGTCGAGCAGGACAAGGCTCAGTGGGTTTTTTTCAACCATGGACATCACTTTTCGGCTGTCTTCACAGGTCATGACATTCGTGTACCCCGATGCAAACAGGGCCATTTCAAAACTTTGCAACGCAGATTTTTCATCATCGACAACAAGAATAGGATGTGAAGGGCATAAATGTTTTTTCATAATTCACCTCATTTACGATCTATTGAACTCGATTGGAGCTGGTGAATGACAAAGTGACACATGTGCCGTGTCCCTTTTTTGAGTCAATACTGATTTCACCGCCATGCTCCTTGATAATTCCCGCCGAAACAGACAACCCGAGACCGGTGCCTCCCCATTCTCTTTTGGTCGTGTAGAATGGATCGCGAACGTGCTTCAGATCTTCTTTTGCAATGCCGACTCCTTGATCGGTAATTTTGAAATAGATTTTTTCATTTATTGCGTATGTCTCTATGAGGATTGGGTCTTTTTTGCTGTTTAACGCCTGACAGGAGTTCTGAATCAGGTTGACGAGCACCTGCTCGATGCGGCGGAGGTCTCCGGTAAATGTCGGTAGTTCGTCACTGGTCAGGATGATGAAATTGTCCGTGCTGTTCTTGATTAGATTGGTGAGCAGCATGTGTGCCGATCTGAACGCCTTGTTGATGTCTACTTCGCCGTCCATTTTGACCGGAGATTGCCGAGAGTAGTCTTTCAGGTTTCGGACAATGGTGGACACTCGATCCGCCCCTTCATTGATGCCAAGAAGCAGTTTGGGGATACTTGTCTGGACGTAATCCAAAGGCAGGTTGCCGATCCAGATGTCATCATCATCCTGGTTTTGCTGACTCAGGTATTCCATCATGCCTTGCCAGATTTCATTCATTGTCTGTGAATTCAGGCTGATGAGGTTCAACGGGTTGTTGATTTCATGCGCCATTCCGGACACGAGAATACCAAGCGAAGCCATCTTGTCGGCCTGGTGGAGTGATTTGTAGCTTTGTTCAAGCTCTTTGGTCCGTTTATCGATTTTTTCTTCCAGACTTTCATTGAGATCTTTCAGCCGCTTCCGGTTTTCTTTCAGGGCCTTGTCCGCTTTTTTCTGACGGTTGATATCGTTGAGTAACCAGATGACGCCCTGGTTCGGATTGCCGGAATCAATGGCACTGATTGACAGCTTGCGCCATTCGCTTTCCGTCTCATTGAGTTGTAATGGCATTTCACAATTGTAATGGCGGCCTTGGCGAAGGAAGTCTTCGGAATCCCTTTTCACTCGGGCATAGAGTTTCTTATCGAGAAACAGTTCTTCTGTGGTCTTTGGACGTTTCGTCCCGCGTGGAATAAAGCAGATGTCAAGGAATCTGGTGTTGCACCATTTCAATTTCGACTTGACCACAAAGGCAATGCCAATGGTGGCATTTTCCAAAATCATTTTTTGCTGTTTACTTGTTTTATTAAGCTTTTCACTGATTCGTTTGCGAGCGTGAACTTCCTGTTCCAGTTCGTCGATCTGGAAGGCAAGCTCTTCCTCCACCTCGATTCGGCGTTCCTGTATGAGCGTGAACCACCAAACCCAGACGGCGATGATGAGCAGGGTAAAAATGTAGATGGTGATGACGTACCATTTGAAGTTCTGCCAGAGTTGATAGTCCGAGTGTTCGGACAGGAAAACGCTGGACGAAAAGATGACGCCGAGGACAACGGAGATGATCAGATAATGCTGGAGAAAACGTTTCGCTTTTTTCATGAAAGCTTCTCTGGGTGAGGGCGTCTGCTGCTTTTGTTGCTTCAAATCAACATGTTCGCACTTCCCACCGCAAATGCTGTCCAGAACGCAACACAGCGAGCAGATGTGACTATTGCGATTTGGGCAATAGACCATTTCATTTTGTCCGTATTCCTTTTCACAAATGGGACAGGTCATGATGCTGTCATTCTGGACCACGGTATTTTCACGCCGGATATAATATTTGCCTTTGGTGATGATGGCGACCAGCGGGGCGACGATAAAGGCGACGGAAAAGGCGATCAGCGTGGAAAAGGACTTTCCGTAGATGCCGAAAAGGCCGAAATAGGCGGGGATGGCCGTTGCCAGCGAAACAAGCAGGGAGATAATCCCGACGGGGTTGATATTATAGAGATATGCCCGTTTGTATTCTATTGTTTTGGGTGCGATGCCGAGCGGTTTTATGAGTGTCAGGTCCGCGACGATCGTTCCAATCCATGAAAGGGCGAAGATTGCATAAATGAACAGCATTGAGTGCATGGTTCGGAAAACACCTAATTGGGCGAAGAGAATGGACATGAGGATGTTGAATAACAGCCAGACCGCTCGTCCCGGGTGGCTTCCCGTGATCCGTGAAAAGAAGTTCGACCAGGCGAGTGATCCCGCATAGGCATTGGTCGCGTTGATTTTGACCTGACAGATGATAATGTAGATCGTCACCAGCAACAGCGCATAGTGGGGATTGTCGATCACGGTTTCGTAGACATTGAGATAGAGTTGGACCGTGTCGATTGTTTCGCCTGTGACGGTGTTTCCGGTCTCGATGAAAAGGACGACCAGAAAAGCCCCGCAGAGAATCTTGAGCGCGCCGATGACAATCCAGCCCGGACCGGCAGAGAGGACGGCCAGCCACCACTTGAAGGAATTCTCTTTTGTCTTGTCCGGCAGAAAACGAAGATAGTCAACTTGTTCACCTATTTGCGGGATAAGTGAAAAGAGCACGGAAAGGGCTGACCCAAAGAGGAACGGGTCAAATGCGCCAGTGCCAGCGTGGTTTTCATAGGACATCCATCGAGAAACGCTGTCCGGATCGGTGTAAATAATGATGGCTATTGGGGCAATCCATAAAAAAAGCCACAGAAATTGCGTATAGTTATGGAGTTTGTTGATGACGGTGATGCCGTAAAAGGAAAATGGGATGATAATCAGGGAACAGAACAGGTAGCCGATGGGGAGTGGGATATCAAAGCACAGGTACACAGCCTGTGCCATGATGGTTGTTTCGATCGCGAAAAAGATGATGGTGAAAAAGGCATAGATCAGTGATGTGATCGTGGAGCCGATGTACCCGAATCCTGCCCCTCGGGTGAGCAGGTCGATGTCGATGTTCTCTTTTGATGCGTGGTAGGCAATCGGAATGCCGGTAAGAAAGATGACGATTCCCAACGAGAGTATCGCCCAGAGTGAATTCGCGAATCCATAGTTTATTATAAGTAATGCGCCGATGGCTTCCAGTGCGAGAAAGGAGATTCCTCCCAGAGCGGTGCTGGCTATCTGCCATTCCGGCCAGCGTCTGAAACTTTTGCTGACCCGACGAAGAGAAAAATCTTCGATGGCGGTGTTTGTGACGAGCAGATTGTATGTTCGCTGTTGCCGGGGCGTTTTCAAAGCAGCTCCTTTTGTGACTGACGAGCACCCTTTGGGTCCATGACCGGAAACGTTACGATCATGTCCGTGGATGCGGTGAATTCTCACATTCGCAGAGAAGGCTCTGTGGCGAGAGGACATGTACTGTTCAAGACAATGTGATGGTGCGGATCTGCCTTCCTCCTGCAAAAGCCAGCCCAATCCATTTTTTATTCAGTGGACATGGTCTCGATGTCGTTCTTCCGTTTTATTTTTTCGTTATTTGTCGCTCGAGTACGTTATTTCTATAATCGAAACACCTTAAATCATTGACTAAATAGATATGATCTACATAGAGTGGATTGAAATTATTTTCAAGGTATCCGCTCAGAATACGTGTTTTGCACAGCAGTGAAATTCAGAACTCCTACCAACTTTGTTGTATCTACAATCGTACTTGTAGGACGAACAATGTGCGTTGTAGCGGCGTTTTTTGAGGGTCGGGCAGAGTGGCTGCACCATGTTTCTTGTAGGCTGGTCGTGTGAATTGAGTGCCGTGCTTTGTATTAAGTCTCAATATATTAATATGTTAAGACTATTTTAAGGTGTTGGCACGATACTGGCTTTAGGGTGAATGAGCGCTCGAGAGTCACTGTAATAAAGATTGTCACTAATTGCGATCTTCATAACAATTCACTAATTAATTGGAGGTTTTAAATGGGAAGCATCGGCAGCATGAATCGTCCGACTGAAGGTATGCTCATGGGATTGGTCCAGTATCCTGTGCCCATTGTTAACTCGCGCCGCGACATCGAAGCAAATATCGACAGAATTTGTGAAGCTACGGCGAACACCAAAGCCGGCTATCCCGGCATGGATCTCATCGTTTGGCCGGAATACAGCTCGCAGGGTCTGAATACAAAGAAATGGGTGAGCGACGAGTTCCTGCTTGATGTCGAAGGTCCTCTGTTCCAACGCTATGCCCAGACGTGTAAGGAAAATGACATTTGGGGATTGTTCTCGCTCATGGAGCGGAACCCCAACAAGGATCAGATGCCTTACAACACCGCCGTCATCTTCAATAACAAGGGTGAACTTGCTCTGAAATATCGCAAGTTGAATCCTTGGGTTCCCATTGAACCCTGGATGCCTGGTGACCTCGGCCAGCCCGTTTGTGACGGTCCTGGCGGTAGCAAGCTCTCTGTCTGTATCTGCCATGACGGCATGTTCCCGGAACAGGCTCGTGAAGCCGCGTACAAGGGCTGCAACGTCTACATCCGTATCTCCGGCTACAGCACCCAGGTCAATGACCAGTGGATGCTGACCAACCGTTCCAACGCATGGCAGAACCTGATGTACACCGCGTCCGTCAACCTCGCTGGTTACGATGGTGTCTTCTACTACTTTGGCGAAGGCCAGGTGTGCAACTTCGACGGAACCACCATCCAGCAGGGTCACCGTAACCCCTGGGAAATCGTCACCGCTGAAGTGTTCCCGAAAATGGCAGACCAGGCTCGCAAGGACTGGGGCCTGGAAAACAACATCTACAACCTTGGAACCCGTGGCTACGTCGCAGTTCCCGGTGGTGTGAAAGAATGCCCCTATACCTGGGTCAAGGACTTCGCAAAGGGCGAATACAGATTGCCTTGGGAAGATGAAATCAAGATTCAAGACGGTTCCATTTATGGATACCCGACAACTGGGGAACGTTTCGGCCTCTAGGCTGACCCAGTGACCATTTGAGTCGCCGGGATCTGTGAGGCCATACCTTCAAATCCCGGCTGATATCAAATGAAACGACATACGGCATAGCTACTCGGTGCATGCAGCTTGGCTGCATCTTGCACAAACGCCCGCGAATTGGTCATTCGCGGGCGTTTCGTTGTTCATGTTCCGTTTCTTTCGAGATAAAAACATGGCGCACGCCCAAACGGGAAATTGTACCCGGTCAAAAGAAGACCACATCAAGAGACCGCTCGTCAGGGCGAGTGGGTTCATGATCTGTTTGAAGAGGTGGAGCCGTGATACTTAAACGGAGTGCTTTTTCCTGAGCCACCCCTTGATGACGATTTCAATCAGAATGATTGTTCCGGGAACAGCGATTCCACCGCAGATGAAGCCTTTCCAGAAGGGAGAGAGAGTTGTCCACCAGTCCATGTCGTATCTCGCTTGGCGTCGTGCAATGTTGGAG
This window harbors:
- a CDS encoding sigma-54 dependent transcriptional regulator yields the protein MKKHLCPSHPILVVDDEKSALQSFEMALFASGYTNVMTCEDSRKVMSMVEKNPLSLVLLDMVMPNISGPTLLKMLKEKYPWLPIIIVSAVSDGKSVIQCMRDGARDYIFKPVDKNELAKRIRSTLEFRDMEQENARLREQILETKLKAPEVFTKILTQDPKMLSIFKYCEAVAGSQNPILITGETGTGKELIAQAIHQLSNRTGEFVAVNVAAFDDPVFADSLFGHVRGAFTGADKARKGLVEQANGGTLFLDEIGDLSLSSQVKLLRLLQEQEYFPVGSDLPKKANVRVVTSTLKNLTALKKSKKFREDLYYRLVGHQVTLPPLRERLGDIPLLLDYFLECEATEQGKTKPAYHPELINFLRTYSFPGNIREFKAMASDAVSQHCSRMLSSASFKKHIINEDLLEQDTPHPEEEQSWESLNFSPEKIPPLKEVVTKISTTLIHTAMERSGGNQSAAARILGISQQALSLKLKKMNA
- a CDS encoding ATP-binding protein; amino-acid sequence: MKTPRQQRTYNLLVTNTAIEDFSLRRVSKSFRRWPEWQIASTALGGISFLALEAIGALLIINYGFANSLWAILSLGIVIFLTGIPIAYHASKENIDIDLLTRGAGFGYIGSTITSLIYAFFTIIFFAIETTIMAQAVYLCFDIPLPIGYLFCSLIIIPFSFYGITVINKLHNYTQFLWLFLWIAPIAIIIYTDPDSVSRWMSYENHAGTGAFDPFLFGSALSVLFSLIPQIGEQVDYLRFLPDKTKENSFKWWLAVLSAGPGWIVIGALKILCGAFLVVLFIETGNTVTGETIDTVQLYLNVYETVIDNPHYALLLVTIYIIICQVKINATNAYAGSLAWSNFFSRITGSHPGRAVWLLFNILMSILFAQLGVFRTMHSMLFIYAIFALSWIGTIVADLTLIKPLGIAPKTIEYKRAYLYNINPVGIISLLVSLATAIPAYFGLFGIYGKSFSTLIAFSVAFIVAPLVAIITKGKYYIRRENTVVQNDSIMTCPICEKEYGQNEMVYCPNRNSHICSLCCVLDSICGGKCEHVDLKQQKQQTPSPREAFMKKAKRFLQHYLIISVVLGVIFSSSVFLSEHSDYQLWQNFKWYVITIYIFTLLIIAVWVWWFTLIQERRIEVEEELAFQIDELEQEVHARKRISEKLNKTSKQQKMILENATIGIAFVVKSKLKWCNTRFLDICFIPRGTKRPKTTEELFLDKKLYARVKRDSEDFLRQGRHYNCEMPLQLNETESEWRKLSISAIDSGNPNQGVIWLLNDINRQKKADKALKENRKRLKDLNESLEEKIDKRTKELEQSYKSLHQADKMASLGILVSGMAHEINNPLNLISLNSQTMNEIWQGMMEYLSQQNQDDDDIWIGNLPLDYVQTSIPKLLLGINEGADRVSTIVRNLKDYSRQSPVKMDGEVDINKAFRSAHMLLTNLIKNSTDNFIILTSDELPTFTGDLRRIEQVLVNLIQNSCQALNSKKDPILIETYAINEKIYFKITDQGVGIAKEDLKHVRDPFYTTKREWGGTGLGLSVSAGIIKEHGGEISIDSKKGHGTCVTLSFTSSNRVQ
- a CDS encoding formamidase, which encodes MGSIGSMNRPTEGMLMGLVQYPVPIVNSRRDIEANIDRICEATANTKAGYPGMDLIVWPEYSSQGLNTKKWVSDEFLLDVEGPLFQRYAQTCKENDIWGLFSLMERNPNKDQMPYNTAVIFNNKGELALKYRKLNPWVPIEPWMPGDLGQPVCDGPGGSKLSVCICHDGMFPEQAREAAYKGCNVYIRISGYSTQVNDQWMLTNRSNAWQNLMYTASVNLAGYDGVFYYFGEGQVCNFDGTTIQQGHRNPWEIVTAEVFPKMADQARKDWGLENNIYNLGTRGYVAVPGGVKECPYTWVKDFAKGEYRLPWEDEIKIQDGSIYGYPTTGERFGL